The following coding sequences are from one Schizosaccharomyces osmophilus chromosome 1, complete sequence window:
- the dnt1 gene encoding nucleolar protein Dnt1, with product MNIILRLHILKDELEHYQFILLCDRSSFVNDVKQKIQSTYKTLYPDKGNITVVNIKDEENYDIPNEYCIGDIFQGNSKVLVECSSTNVSTALPKDSTDSSLSNEDSHVSIDTTEISKSTLPQQLAEHSQPSLKRPRSSSSEQPSQKKVNTVSDDGIESSGFVYRPTNARDSISSVTSINHRDDSLHTDDEHYNNVNQPNFVPESMEDVSPEKKEPLVQETSPIKDNTREKSEETKILTESPKKTSPRQLTPSPTKSKKRDDLLQLSASNTRMTRSSKRLEQQKGQNEAPAESINDQTAERKQEHQDHSTTSESEEENVEEPSVLAPEIVVHETPSHPSTAVPSDEEDSSSDSDSISGSSSVSVSSSSSNDLSEESDAAVEESSTHPKESASIPISKQTPPREEISQNNDANATTSAFNANIQDPGKKFRQISQNSDSDSESTTDSSSESESDSSIPLSQRTHPLAPEPKNERVEPSSKQLPSKVTRSKANTQKPEPQRSLSYSRLSELSKTFSPEIKDPMLKKDEAQKSDKGDSKVLSKEKEQQSSSESEENDSDEEDSSSESDAPMQEKANPIPLEKRASAAVPQKKRGRGRPRKSTGLAGLAALA from the exons ATGAATATTATTTTACGCTTGCATATCTTGAAGGATGAATTGGAACACTATCAGTTTATTCTCTTATGTGACCGCTCATCCTTCGTAAATGAtgtgaaacaaaaaatccaatCTACCTACAAAACCTTATATCCTGACAAGGG AAACATAACTGTCGTTAATATTAAAGACGAAGAGAACTACGACATTCCCAATGAATATTGCATTGGTGATATCTTTCAAGGGAATTCAAAAGTGCTTGTAGAATGCAGTTCTACAAATGTCTCTACAGCTCTTCCGAAAGACAGTACTGATTCTTCATTATCTAATGAAGACAGTCATGTCTCAATAGACACTACTGAAATTAGCAAAAGTACATTACCCCAACAGTTGGCTGAACATAGTCAGCCTTCCTTAAAACGCCCAAGATCTTCATCCTCGGAACAACCTTCCCAAAAGAAGGTGAACACAGTTTCCGACGATGGGATTGAGTCATCTGGGTTTGTTTACCGTCCTACTAATGCTCGTGATTCCATATCGTCAGTCACATCCATTAATCATCGGGACGATTCTCTACACACAGATGATGAACACTATAATAATGTTAATCAACCTAATTTTGTTCCAGAATCAATGGAAGACGTGAGTccggaaaagaaagaacctTTAGTTCAAGAAACAAGTCCTATAAAAGACAATACGCGCGAAAAGAGTGAAGAAACGAAGATATTAACAGAGTCGCCTAAGAAAACATCTCCCAGACAACTAACACCTTCtccaacaaaaagtaagaagCGTGATGATTTATTGCAACTCTCTGCGTCAAATACTCGCATGACAAGGTCTTCAAAGAGATTGGAACAACAGAAAGGACAAAATGAGGCTCCTGCCGAAAGTATCAACGATCAGACGGCTGAACGGAAGCAAGAGCACCAAGACCATTCTACAACTAGCGAGTCTGAAGAGGAAAACGTAGAAGAACCAAGTGTCCTTGCACCCGAAATTGTTGTTCATGAGACGCCTTCTCATCCTTCTACAGCTGTTCCAtccgatgaagaagatagCAGCTCTGATAGTGACAGCATTTCTGGATCTTCATCCGTGTCTGTCTCATCGAGTTCCTCAAATGACCTTTCGGAGGAAAGTGACGCCGCCGTTGAAGAAAGCTCAACtcatccaaaagaaagcgCATCGATACCCATCTCAAAGCAAACACCACCAAGAGAGGAAATTTCCCAAAACAATGATGCCAATGCAACGACTAGTGCTTTTAATGCTAATATTCAAGATCCTGGAAAGAAGTTTAGACAAATCAGCCAAAATTCAGATTCTGATAGCGAGTCAACTACTGACTCTTCTAGTGAATCGGAATctgattcttccattcctttAAGCCAACGAACCCATCCTTTGGCGCCCGAGCCTAAGAATGAACGTGTTGAACCTTCTTCCAAACAATTACCATCGAAAGTAACAAGGAGTAAAGCTAACACCCAAAAACCCGAACCTCAAAGATCATTGTCGTATTCTCGGCTTTCTGAACTCTCGAAAACGTTTTCTCCAGAAATCAAAGATCCCATGCTGAAAAAAGACGAGGCTCAAAAATCCGACAAAGGCGATTCCAAGGTTCTCTCAAAGGAGAAGGAACAACAATCTTCTTCGGAAAGCGAAGAGAATGACtcagatgaagaagattctTCATCTGAGTCTGATGCTCCTATGCAAGAAAAGGCAAACCCTATTCCTTTAGAAAAGCGCGCAAGTGCTGCAGTACCTCAGAAGAAGAGAGGAAGAGGTAGACCTAGAAAGAGTACAGGACTTGCTGGTTTAGCTGCGCTTGCTTAA
- the mcm7 gene encoding MCM complex subunit Mcm7, translated as MALPTIDLKIPEYEECQHKITDFLSHFKQEVAPSATSAGAALQKPEGFDEDDLLMEDIESAGNGPLLRAKYMDILQDVANRKRNVITIDLNDLYEFDPSDIKLLSNIEGNTKRFVELFSQCVDALMPPPTVDINYKNEVLDVIMQQRLQRNENLDPEQKGFPPELTRGYDLYFYPMTRNKKPFSVRDLRGEYLGSLVTLRGIITRTSDVKPSLIVNAYTCDRCGYEVFQQIRQKTFLPITECPSDECKKNDAKGQLFMSTRASKFLAFQEVKIQELTNQVPIGHIPRTITVHLYGAITRTVNPGDIVDVSGIYLPTPYTGFRALRAGLLTDTYIECHAISHLIKSYTNTEGTAETEATIAELHKGGNVYEKLAKSIAPEIYGHEDIKKALLLLLVGGVTKVLGDGMRIRGDINVCLTGDPGVAKSQLLKYISKVAPRGVYTTGRGSSGVGLTAAVMRDPVTDEMVLEGGALVLADNGICCIDEFDKMDESDRTAIHEVMEQQTISISKAGITTTLNARTSILAAANPLYGRYNPNVAPIHNINLPAALLSRFDVLFLILDTPSRETDEHLAQHVTYVHMYNEQPKMDFEPLDPSMIRHYISAARQYRPIVPKHVCEYVTGAYVQLRQNQKRDEASSRQFSHTTPRTLLGILRMGQALARLRFCNTVEISDVDEALRLMAVSKSSLYEDLDPGYHDTTITSKIYKIIRDMLNNASIEEESGSSLSLRTIRERVLAKGFTENHLLNTIQEYTELGVLLTTDNGQNVMFLDPDM; from the coding sequence ATGGCGCTTCCTACCATCGACTTAAAGATTCCCGAGTATGAGGAGTGTCAGCACAAAATCACAGACTTTTTATCGCATTTTAAGCAAGAAGTAGCGCCTTCGGCAACGAGCGCTGGTGCGGCTCTTCAAAAGCCAGAGGGgtttgatgaagatgatttaTTAATGGAAGATATTGAATCCGCTGGCAATGGACCACTGCTAAGAGCCAAATACATGGATATTTTACAGGACGTTGCCAATAGAAAGCGAAATGTCATCACAATTGATTTGAACGATCTTTACGAATTTGATCCTAGTGATATCAAGCTCCTTTCAAATATTGAAGGGAATACGAAGCGTTTTGTTGAGCTCTTCTCTCAGTGTGTAGATGCCTTGATGCCACCTCCTACTGTCGatataaattataaaaatgagGTATTGGATGTAATTATGCAGCAGCGTCTTCAACGCAATGAAAACCTCGATCCTGaacaaaaaggatttcCCCCAGAGCTCACGCGTGGTTATGacctttatttttatccCATGACTCGCAACAAAAAACCTTTTAGTGTACGTGATCTTCGCGGTGAATATTTAGGCTCTCTTGTTACTTTACGCGGAATCATTACACGTACAAGTGATGTGAAGCCAAGCTTAATTGTGAATGCTTATACTTGTGATCGCTGTGGTTATGAAGTCTTTCAGCAAATTCGccaaaaaacatttttacCTATTACAGAATGCCCATCCGATGaatgcaaaaagaatgatgCAAAGGGTCAGCTTTTTATGAGTACTCGTGCAAGCAAATTTCTTGCTTTCCAAGAGGTTAAGATTCAAGAACTTACCAACCAAGTCCCAATTGGCCATATCCCTCGTACAATTACTGTTCACTTGTATGGTGCAATTACTCGCACGGTGAATCCGGGTGATATTGTTGACGTTTCTGGTATTTACCTACCGACTCCGTACACTGGTTTCCGTGCTTTGCGTGCTGGTCTACTCACTGATACTTACATCGAGTGCCATGCCATTTCACACTTAATTAAAAGTTACACTAATACTGAAGGAACTGCAGAAACCGAGGCTACAATCGCCGAATTACACAAAGGTGGAAACGTATACGAAAAGTTAGCAAAGTCGATTGCTCCAGAAATTTATGGTCACGAAGATATTAAAAAGGCtttacttttgcttttagtGGGTGGTGTAACCAAAGTACTTGGTGACGGTATGCGTATCCGTGGCGATATCAATGTCTGTCTTACTGGTGATCCTGGTGTCGCCAAGTCTcaacttttaaaatatatCTCCAAAGTTGCACCTCGTGGTGTGTATACAACAGGTCGTGGTTCATCGGGTGTTGGTTTGACTGCTGCTGTTATGCGGGACCCTGTCACGGATGAAATGGTTTTGGAAGGCGGTGCTTTGGTATTAGCTGACAATGGGATCTGCTGcattgatgaatttgatAAAATGGACGAAAGCGATCGTACCGCTATCCATGAAGTAATGGAACAGCAAAccatttctatttcaaagGCAGGAATAACTACCACCCTGAACGCTCGCACGAGTATTCTAGCTGCTGCAAATCCGTTATATGGCCGTTATAATCCAAACGTTGCTCCTATTCATAATATTAATCTCCCAGCTGCTTTGCTTTCGCGTTTCGACGTTTTATTCCTTATCCTTGATACCCCTTCTCGCGAAACCGATGAGCATTTGGCTCAGCACGTTACCTACGTTCATATGTATAATGAACAACCCAAGATGGATTTTGAACCGCTAGATCCCTCTATGATTCGCCATTACATTTCAGCTGCTCGACAATATCGTCCTATTGTTCCTAAACATGTATGCGAGTACGTGACTGGTGCATATGTTCAACTTCGTCAGAACCAAAAGCGTGATGAAGCAAGTTCAAGACAGTTTTCCCATACAACCCCGCGTACACTTCTAGGTATTCTTCGTATGGGACAGGCGCTTGCTAGACTTAGATTTTGCAACACAGTGGAAATCAGCGATGTTGATGAAGCATTGAGGTTGATGGCTGTTTCTAAATCTTCATTATATGAAGATTTAGACCCTGGTTATCATGATACAACGATTACCTCtaaaatttacaaaattatTAGAGATATGCTCAATAATGCTtctattgaagaagaaagcgGGTCTTCATTGTCTCTTCGTACCATTCGAGAACGCGTTCTTGCGAAGGGGTTCACCGAAAATCATCTTCTAAACACAATTCAGGAATACACGGAATTAGGCGTTCTACTTACTACGGACAATGGTCAAAATGTTATGTTTTTAGACCCTGATATGTAA
- the ppp1 gene encoding pescadillo-family BRCT domain protein Ppp1 produces MGKIKQKGKTGAARVYITRNQALKKLQVTLADFRRICILKGVYPREPKNKKKANKGSTAPVTFYYTKDIQYLLHEPVVQKFREYKTFVRKLSKAIGKGELDTAKRLENNKPIYHLDHIIKERYPTFHDAIKDIDDALSMLFLFSTMPVTDKIGAATVANCERLCAEFQQYVIRTHSLRKTFLSIKGIYYQADIFGVEVTWIVPYKFSQNVPTDVDFRIMHTFLEFYQSLMGFVNYKLFNSVGLRYPPKLDVAKSESAAGLAAYDLEESNSLPSIAHGDNKQARKRIASLGNKIGDIVEKDAETDERPEQSAAETNDATVDNGGDDKLDEFKAIDEDTTDAASKADAQVSSVDTSLLAPFTFYLSREVPRFSLEFVIRAFGGKVAWDPVLGGGSPYAESDPVITHHISDRPHLAQKYEGRVYVQPQWVYDSVNKGHLERTDLYVPGATLPPHLSPFVKLSENDYNPEEEVSAGEEEEEEEEGVDASEDKKAIETEKKVEEPSADVEEDETEKAELEHQRELEAEAAGVEYSEYMKNNKPSKSKKRSSDAMNADQKDEKEAKELSKMMMSNKQRKLYNKLENTNVKKENYNNNLRNKKKEIQKNKKAKADK; encoded by the exons ATGGGAAAAATTAAACAGAAAG GGAAAACTGGAGCTGCTCGTGTCTATATCACGAGAAACCaagctttaaaaaagcttcAGGTGACTCTTGCTGACTTTCGTCGCATTTGCATCTTAAAGGGTGTTTATCCTCGTGAAccaaagaataaaaagaaggcaAATAAAGGATCTACTGCTCCTGTTACCTTTT ACTATACCAAGGATATTCAATATTTGCTTCATGAACCAGTCGTCCAAAAGTTCCGCGAATATAAGACCTTCGTACGCAAATTAAGCAAGGCAATTGGTAAAGGTGAATTAGATACTGCGAAGCGCcttgaaaataataagCCCATTTATCATTTAGACCATATTATCAAGGAGCGCTACCCTACCTTCCATGATGCGATTAAGGATATTGATGATGCTTTAAGTATGctgttccttttttctacCATGCCAGTTACGGACAAAATTGGTGCTGCAACTGTGGCCAATTGCGAACGTCTCTGTGCTGAATTTCAACAATATGTAATTCGAACCCATAGCCTCCGCAAAACATTTTTGTCAATCAAGGGTATTTACTATCAAGCCGACATTTTTGGTGTCGAAGTTACTTGGATTGTTCCTTACAAATTCTCACAAAACGTCCCTACTGATGTGGATTTCCGTATCATGCATACATTTCTCGAGTTTTACCAATCTTTAATGGGATTTGTGAACTACAAATTATTCAATAGTGTTGGGCTTCGTTACCCTCCCAAGTTGGATGTTGCTAAGAGCGAGTCCGCTGCTGGTCTTGCCGCATATGACTTAGAGGAATCCAATTCTCTTCCCTCTATTGCACATGGTGATAACAAACAGGCTCGTAAACGTATTGCTAGTCTTGGTAATAAGATCGGCGAtattgttgaaaaagatgCTGAAACGGATGAGCGGCCAGAGCAAAGTGCTGCTGAGACAAATGATGCCACCGTTGATAATGGCGGGGATGACAAGTTGGATGAATTTAAAGCCATTGATGAAGATACTACAGACGCTGCTTCTAAAGCCGATGCTCAAGTTTCTTCTGTCGATACTTCGTTACTTGCCccttttactttttaccTTTCTCGAGAAGTCcctcgtttttctttggagtTTGTTATTCGGGCATTCGGCGGAAAAGTTGCTTGGGACCCTGTTCTTGGAGGAGGATCTCCATATGCTGAATCTGATCCAGTAATTACTCATCACATAAGTGACCGTCCTCATCTCGCTCAAAAGTACGAGGGTCGTGTTTACGTTCAGCCTCAATGGGTTTACGATTCAGTGAACAAGGGTCATTTGGAAAGAACGGATCTTTATGTTCCTGGTGCTACTCTTCCTCCTCATCTCAGTCCCTTCGTCAAGCTTAGCGAAAATGACTATAATCCTGAGGAAGAAGTATCCGCAGGCgaagaagaggaggaagaagaagaaggcGTTGATGCTAGCGAAGATAAGAAGGCTATTGAGacagaaaagaaggttGAAGAGCCTTCTGCTGATGTTGAGGAAgatgaaacagaaaaggCCGAGCTTGAACATCAAAGAGAACTTGAAGCCGAGGCTGCTGGTGTTGAATATTCAGAATACATGAAGAATAACAAGCCTTCTAAGTCTAAGAAGCGTTCTAGTGATGCAATGAACGCTGACCAAAAGGACGAGAAGGAGGCCAAGGAACTCTCTAAGATGATGATGAgcaataaacaaagaaagctttATAACAAGCTGGAAAATACCAATGTTAAGAAGGAAAACTACAACAATAACCTTCGTAATAAGAAGAAGGAGATTcagaagaacaaaaaggCAAAGGCCGATAAATAG